A stretch of Carnobacterium iners DNA encodes these proteins:
- a CDS encoding response regulator transcription factor — protein MNRILIIEDEKNLARFVELELKHEGYETEVRYDGRSGLEAALNKKKKWDVILLDLMLPELNGIDVCRRIRQVNTVPIIMMTARDSVIDRVSGLDHGADDYIVKPFAIEELLARMRALFRRIEIENEQNITKQTIVSYRDLTIEKENHVVHRGEKVIELTKREYELLLELMENVNVVLARDILLNKVWGYESEVETNVVDVYIRYLRNKIDVPGMDSYIQTVRGTGYVMRT, from the coding sequence ATGAATAGAATATTAATTATTGAAGATGAGAAAAATTTAGCACGTTTTGTTGAATTAGAATTAAAGCATGAAGGATATGAAACAGAAGTCCGTTATGATGGTCGTTCAGGTTTGGAAGCAGCATTAAATAAAAAGAAAAAATGGGACGTTATTTTACTGGATTTAATGCTGCCAGAGTTAAATGGTATAGATGTTTGTCGTCGTATTCGCCAAGTTAATACGGTACCTATTATTATGATGACTGCTAGAGATTCTGTTATCGATCGTGTTAGTGGATTAGATCATGGTGCTGATGATTATATTGTAAAACCTTTTGCTATTGAAGAACTACTAGCCAGAATGCGCGCTTTATTTCGTCGAATTGAAATTGAAAATGAACAAAATATCACTAAACAAACAATCGTAAGTTACCGTGATTTAACTATTGAAAAAGAGAATCATGTTGTTCATCGTGGAGAAAAAGTTATTGAATTGACAAAAAGGGAATACGAATTATTACTAGAATTAATGGAAAATGTTAATGTTGTATTAGCTCGAGATATCCTACTAAACAAAGTCTGGGGATATGAATCTGAAGTAGAAACAAACGTAGTGGATGTGTATATTCGCTACTTAAGAAATAAAATTGATGTTCCAGGTATGGATAGCTATATTCAAACCGTACGTGGAACGGGCTATGTGATGCGTACGTGA
- the gndA gene encoding NADP-dependent phosphogluconate dehydrogenase, with protein sequence MSKQQIGVVGMAVMGKNLALNIESRGYSVSIFNRTGSKTEAVIAENPDKNLFPTYTTEEFVQSLEKPRRILLMVQAGKGTDATIQGLLPYLDAGDVLIDGGNTFFKDTIRRSEALAESGINFIGTGVSGGEEGALLGPAIMPGGQKEAYDLVAPILEQIAAVAEDGEACVAYIGPNGAGHYVKMVHNGIEYGDMQLIAESYDLLRKVAGLSVDEVAEVFAEWNKGELDSFLIELTADALTKKDPETGKPMVDIILDRAGNKGTGKWTSQSALDLGVPLPLITESVFARYISALKEERVAASELLPKPTPYSFDGDKAVLVENIRKALYFSKIMSYAQGFAQMRTASKEYEWSLQYGEIAKIFRAGCIIRARFLQKITDAYDENPELKNLMLDDYFLDITKNYQDAVRDVIGIAVKSGVPIPTFSSAIAYYDSYRSASLPANIVQAQRDYFGAHTYERTDRPGTFHFDWYGENGQEEL encoded by the coding sequence GTGAGTAAACAACAAATTGGTGTAGTAGGAATGGCAGTAATGGGTAAAAACTTAGCTTTAAACATTGAAAGTAGAGGATACTCTGTTTCTATTTTTAACCGAACTGGGTCAAAAACAGAAGCTGTTATTGCAGAAAATCCAGATAAAAATTTATTTCCAACATATACGACGGAAGAATTTGTTCAATCGTTAGAAAAGCCACGTCGTATTTTATTAATGGTACAAGCTGGTAAAGGAACAGATGCAACCATTCAAGGACTTTTGCCATATCTTGATGCAGGAGATGTTTTAATCGATGGAGGAAATACATTCTTTAAAGATACAATTCGGCGTAGTGAAGCACTAGCTGAATCAGGTATTAACTTTATTGGTACAGGTGTCTCCGGCGGAGAAGAGGGAGCTTTATTAGGGCCAGCAATTATGCCTGGTGGACAAAAGGAAGCTTATGATTTAGTAGCACCAATTTTAGAACAAATCGCAGCAGTTGCTGAAGATGGCGAAGCTTGTGTTGCCTATATTGGACCAAACGGGGCAGGTCATTATGTCAAAATGGTGCATAATGGTATCGAATATGGAGATATGCAATTAATTGCTGAATCTTATGATTTATTACGTAAAGTAGCTGGTTTGTCGGTTGATGAAGTAGCAGAGGTTTTTGCAGAATGGAATAAAGGCGAACTAGATAGCTTCTTAATCGAACTTACAGCTGATGCTTTAACTAAAAAAGATCCAGAAACTGGTAAACCAATGGTAGATATTATCTTGGATAGAGCTGGCAATAAAGGAACAGGTAAATGGACATCACAAAGTGCTTTAGATTTAGGTGTGCCTCTTCCTTTGATTACAGAGTCTGTTTTTGCTAGATATATTTCAGCTCTGAAAGAAGAGCGTGTAGCAGCAAGTGAACTATTACCTAAACCAACGCCGTATTCATTTGATGGAGATAAGGCTGTATTAGTTGAAAATATACGAAAAGCCTTATACTTCAGTAAAATTATGAGTTATGCTCAAGGATTTGCCCAAATGCGTACAGCAAGTAAAGAGTATGAGTGGAGCTTACAATACGGAGAAATTGCTAAAATTTTCCGTGCAGGTTGTATTATTCGTGCTCGTTTCTTACAAAAAATTACAGATGCGTACGATGAAAATCCAGAATTAAAAAATCTAATGTTAGATGATTACTTCTTGGATATTACAAAAAATTATCAAGATGCTGTAAGAGATGTAATTGGAATTGCAGTGAAATCAGGTGTACCAATACCGACATTCTCTTCCGCTATTGCTTATTATGATTCTTACCGCTCAGCTAGCTTACCTGCGAATATCGTACAAGCTCAAAGAGATTATTTCGGTGCTCACACGTACGAAAGAACAGACAGACCCGGCACATTCCATTTTGATTGGTATGGCGAAAATGGCCAAGAAGAACTATAA
- a CDS encoding magnesium transporter CorA family protein, with protein MLQSYNTNSAGLMTRGINNQINDWIHVSKPTIDEIEYLSRKFNFPKDYLSCVNDPDEIARQEKLGINPIEEPNLIIFNYPSKVINKLGYDEYITIPFAMILTEHTLITAAEDIPLFLKKIIDNQIDYPVNTKKKELFILEVAWQISSHYVFYLKEIIRKTEYMEQQLTKSTENEQLFALMSLQKSLIYFNSSIHASHPIFDKLKKIKSFTVQVENRNLLHDVVVENRQAEVMIEETSRLLEQISAVFSSVISNNLNNIMRFLTSITIVLTIPTIIGGIWGMNVNLPIDQGSFAFWIIMVLILFISFLTTWLLKKKHYL; from the coding sequence ATGCTTCAATCTTATAATACTAATTCCGCTGGACTCATGACTAGAGGAATCAACAATCAGATAAACGACTGGATTCACGTTTCAAAACCTACTATTGATGAAATTGAATACTTATCAAGAAAATTTAACTTCCCAAAAGACTATTTGTCTTGCGTTAATGATCCTGACGAAATTGCGCGACAAGAAAAATTAGGAATCAACCCTATAGAAGAACCAAATTTGATTATCTTTAACTATCCGTCTAAAGTAATAAATAAATTAGGTTATGATGAATATATTACTATTCCTTTTGCTATGATTTTAACTGAACATACCCTCATAACTGCTGCCGAAGATATTCCCTTATTTTTGAAAAAAATTATTGATAACCAAATAGACTACCCTGTAAATACGAAGAAAAAAGAATTATTTATTTTAGAGGTCGCTTGGCAAATCTCTTCCCACTACGTTTTTTATTTAAAAGAAATTATTAGAAAAACAGAATATATGGAACAACAATTAACCAAATCTACTGAAAACGAACAACTTTTTGCTTTAATGTCTCTTCAAAAAAGTCTTATTTATTTTAATTCTTCTATTCATGCTAGTCACCCTATTTTTGACAAATTAAAAAAAATTAAATCTTTTACAGTACAAGTTGAAAATCGTAATTTATTGCATGATGTTGTTGTTGAAAATAGGCAAGCTGAAGTTATGATTGAAGAAACTTCTAGACTTTTAGAGCAAATCAGTGCTGTTTTTTCTTCTGTTATTTCAAATAATTTAAATAATATTATGAGATTTCTGACTTCTATTACAATAGTTTTAACTATACCAACAATTATTGGCGGAATCTGGGGTATGAATGTTAATTTACCCATTGATCAAGGATCATTTGCTTTTTGGATTATTATGGTTTTAATTCTTTTTATTAGCTTCTTAACGACTTGGTTACTAAAAAAGAAACATTACTTATAA
- a CDS encoding DUF4044 domain-containing protein, translating into MAKSNKDKQVNINKKLTKIFVWVMLFSMVGIVFITAILNLLVF; encoded by the coding sequence ATGGCGAAAAGTAATAAAGATAAACAAGTAAATATTAACAAAAAGTTGACCAAAATTTTTGTCTGGGTGATGTTGTTTTCTATGGTCGGTATTGTATTCATTACTGCTATCTTGAACTTACTCGTTTTTTAA
- the recN gene encoding DNA repair protein RecN, which translates to MLQELTIKNFAIIHDLSLTFETGMTVLTGETGAGKSIIIDAVGLLAGGRGSNEFIRHGENKCVLEGLFSMEGNSMTYDLLEQYDIASENDDVIIQRDIHRNGKNVCRINGRLVNIATLRLIGETLIDIHGQNEHQELMNPERHLAMLDQFGGESLQKTKKNYCVTFSKYTQTKKAYRKWQNTEQEFAQRLDMLQFQANDIEMAELIDREEDELLEEKNLLMNYQKIINALSEGYDALQGEENNGIDLIGQAMTGISSIEDIDHKYKQFSEVVASSYFQLQEVASDILREMDQMAYDENRLNDIEKRLEFIYQMKRKYGESIEAIKRHYEKIMLEIDQLQNREDHVNNLKIEMDMFSKELIDKGDILSEMRQVIALKLEEAIHEQFKELFMDKVILKVHFFEKNQEDILSRAHETGFDRIEFYIATNPGEPLKPLVKVASGGELSRIMLAMKTIFSKTQGLTSIIFDEVDTGVSGRVAQAIANKIYMVAMHSQVLCITHLPQVAAMSNHHLFISKTIIDERTETHVVALAETEKVNEVARMLAGTEITKLTIEHAKELINLAEIQKDKTTNK; encoded by the coding sequence GTGTTACAAGAATTAACCATTAAAAACTTTGCTATAATTCATGATTTAAGTCTAACTTTTGAAACAGGAATGACTGTTTTAACAGGTGAGACAGGAGCAGGAAAGTCGATTATCATTGATGCTGTTGGATTATTAGCTGGAGGACGTGGATCGAATGAATTTATTCGACACGGTGAAAATAAATGTGTTCTAGAGGGACTTTTCTCAATGGAAGGCAACTCGATGACTTATGATTTATTGGAGCAATACGATATCGCAAGTGAAAATGATGATGTCATTATCCAACGGGATATTCACCGTAATGGTAAGAATGTCTGTCGGATTAACGGGAGACTGGTTAATATTGCGACGTTAAGATTAATTGGTGAAACATTAATTGATATTCATGGACAAAATGAGCATCAAGAATTAATGAATCCTGAGAGACATCTGGCAATGTTAGATCAATTTGGTGGTGAGTCACTACAGAAAACGAAAAAAAATTATTGTGTAACTTTTTCTAAGTATACCCAAACTAAAAAAGCTTATCGTAAATGGCAAAATACTGAGCAAGAGTTTGCTCAAAGGCTTGATATGTTGCAATTTCAAGCAAATGATATCGAGATGGCTGAATTAATAGATAGAGAAGAAGATGAATTGTTGGAAGAAAAAAATCTATTAATGAACTATCAAAAAATTATAAATGCTTTATCAGAAGGTTATGATGCCTTACAAGGTGAAGAAAATAATGGGATTGATTTAATAGGACAAGCAATGACAGGGATAAGTAGTATTGAAGATATCGATCATAAATATAAACAATTTTCAGAGGTTGTTGCAAGTAGTTATTTTCAACTTCAAGAAGTTGCTAGTGATATCTTACGTGAAATGGATCAGATGGCTTATGATGAAAATAGGCTAAATGATATTGAAAAAAGATTAGAATTTATCTATCAAATGAAAAGAAAATACGGTGAATCTATTGAGGCAATTAAAAGGCACTATGAAAAAATTATGCTAGAGATTGATCAACTTCAAAATCGTGAAGATCATGTTAATAATTTAAAGATAGAAATGGACATGTTCTCAAAAGAATTGATTGATAAAGGTGACATTTTATCTGAAATGAGACAAGTAATCGCTTTAAAACTAGAAGAGGCTATCCATGAACAATTTAAAGAATTATTTATGGATAAAGTGATCTTAAAAGTGCATTTTTTTGAAAAAAATCAAGAAGATATTTTAAGTAGAGCCCATGAAACGGGGTTTGATCGGATTGAATTTTATATCGCAACGAATCCAGGTGAACCGCTTAAGCCATTAGTTAAGGTAGCTTCTGGTGGGGAACTATCCAGAATAATGTTAGCGATGAAAACTATTTTTTCAAAAACTCAAGGATTAACAAGTATTATCTTTGACGAAGTAGATACTGGTGTCAGCGGAAGAGTTGCTCAAGCGATCGCGAATAAAATTTACATGGTTGCAATGCACTCACAAGTTTTATGTATAACACATTTGCCTCAAGTGGCGGCCATGTCTAATCATCATTTATTTATTTCTAAAACGATTATTGATGAGCGAACAGAAACACATGTCGTAGCTCTAGCTGAAACTGAAAAAGTTAATGAGGTTGCTCGTATGCTTGCGGGAACAGAAATAACTAAACTAACGATTGAACATGCTAAAGAGCTAATAAATTTAGCGGAGATCCAAAAAGATAAAACTACGAATAAATAA
- the argR gene encoding arginine repressor, whose protein sequence is MKKKERHQLLKILIQEHVIEKQEDFVSILREKGTEVTQATISRDIKELQLIKVPSLSGGYRYSLPPDVHYDTSKKLERLLKTCFVSVDVQDYLLLVRTIPGNAFALGSLIDLSEFQEIFGTISGDDSVLIICRSNELAKKIKNHFIRML, encoded by the coding sequence ATGAAGAAGAAAGAACGGCATCAATTGCTGAAAATTCTTATTCAAGAACACGTAATTGAAAAACAAGAAGATTTTGTATCTATTTTAAGAGAAAAAGGTACTGAAGTTACTCAAGCTACTATTTCGCGTGATATCAAGGAATTACAGTTAATAAAAGTACCATCTTTATCTGGAGGTTATCGTTATAGTCTCCCTCCCGATGTACACTATGACACTTCAAAAAAATTAGAGCGCTTACTAAAAACGTGTTTTGTTTCCGTTGATGTACAAGATTATTTGCTTTTAGTTCGAACTATTCCGGGTAATGCTTTTGCATTAGGTTCTTTGATAGATTTATCAGAATTCCAAGAAATATTTGGAACCATTTCAGGAGACGATAGTGTCTTAATTATTTGTCGTTCTAATGAATTAGCTAAGAAGATAAAAAATCATTTTATTCGTATGTTATAA
- a CDS encoding TlyA family RNA methyltransferase, whose product MKKERVDILLVEQGLYDSVEKAKRAIMAGIILTDKNERIDTAGEKIPVTIQLKRKGEKLRYVSRGGLKLEKAMAIFDVSIKDKIMLDIGSSTGGFTDAALQHGAKLSYALDVGTNQLSWKLRQDPRVVVMEQTNFRNSRLKDFKKGQPNLVSIDVSFISLRIILPVLKEIVSVGGDVLALIKPQFEANRNDVGEKGIIHDPIIHQEVLIRMVQFSLDQGYDVEALSFSPITGGQGNIEFLAHLKWNNKLKGSLNKIVSTDEIVKLAHESFQFNQN is encoded by the coding sequence ATGAAGAAAGAGCGAGTAGATATTCTCCTTGTAGAACAAGGTCTATATGATTCCGTTGAAAAAGCAAAACGCGCTATCATGGCAGGGATTATTTTGACTGATAAAAATGAACGAATTGATACGGCTGGTGAAAAAATACCTGTTACGATCCAATTAAAACGTAAAGGTGAGAAGTTGCGTTATGTCAGCAGAGGTGGATTGAAATTAGAAAAGGCGATGGCTATTTTCGACGTATCAATAAAAGATAAGATCATGCTAGATATTGGCTCTTCAACGGGTGGTTTCACAGATGCAGCATTGCAACATGGAGCAAAGTTGAGCTACGCGCTGGATGTTGGTACAAATCAACTTTCATGGAAACTAAGACAAGATCCACGTGTTGTAGTAATGGAACAAACAAATTTTAGAAATAGCCGATTAAAAGATTTTAAAAAGGGACAACCTAATCTAGTTTCAATTGATGTTTCCTTCATTTCATTACGCATTATTTTACCTGTGTTGAAAGAAATTGTTTCTGTTGGAGGAGATGTTTTAGCTTTAATTAAGCCTCAATTTGAAGCTAATCGCAATGATGTTGGTGAAAAAGGGATTATACATGATCCTATTATTCACCAAGAAGTTCTAATAAGAATGGTTCAATTCTCCCTTGATCAAGGATACGATGTAGAGGCACTGAGTTTTTCACCAATTACTGGAGGGCAAGGAAATATTGAATTTCTAGCTCACTTAAAATGGAATAATAAGCTAAAAGGCTCACTAAATAAAATAGTTAGTACTGATGAGATAGTAAAGCTAGCGCACGAGAGTTTCCAATTTAATCAAAATTAA
- a CDS encoding polyprenyl synthetase family protein, with the protein MEFSLFEKREKPLIEAALIEFLDKSTYPKGTLSQAMRYSLTAGGKRIRPLLLLATVHSLGGDMSKSYEIATALEYIHTYSLVHDDLPAMDNDALRRGKPTNHKVYGEDIAILAGDGLLTQAFEIASKGSLSDTKKVALILALAKAAGPMGMVAGQTEDIEGENQQVPLEALKAIHEKKTGELLRFSVYAGGLIADAPSTVSMLLNEFAAHFGLAFQILDDILDVIGDSKELGKKTGMDVTLNKSTYPALLSLVGAKAALEDELMSARKNLIQIGDYYKQKGSHFDSQLLSDMLNLLQL; encoded by the coding sequence ATGGAATTCAGCTTATTTGAAAAAAGAGAAAAACCTTTAATCGAAGCAGCTTTAATTGAGTTTTTAGATAAGAGTACTTATCCAAAAGGAACGCTCAGTCAAGCAATGAGGTATTCCCTAACAGCAGGTGGGAAACGTATTAGACCGTTGCTATTACTAGCAACGGTTCATTCACTAGGCGGAGATATGTCCAAAAGCTACGAAATAGCAACCGCGTTAGAATACATTCATACTTATTCTTTGGTCCACGATGACCTTCCTGCAATGGACAATGATGCATTACGTAGAGGAAAACCAACTAATCATAAAGTTTACGGTGAAGATATAGCTATTTTAGCCGGAGATGGTCTGCTAACTCAAGCTTTTGAGATTGCCTCAAAAGGTTCTTTGTCAGATACAAAAAAAGTAGCTTTAATTTTAGCTTTGGCAAAAGCAGCTGGCCCAATGGGCATGGTTGCTGGTCAAACAGAAGATATAGAAGGCGAAAATCAACAAGTACCATTGGAAGCACTAAAAGCGATCCACGAAAAGAAAACGGGAGAATTATTAAGGTTTTCTGTTTATGCGGGGGGATTAATTGCAGATGCTCCCTCTACGGTATCTATGTTATTAAATGAATTTGCTGCACATTTTGGCTTAGCTTTTCAAATTCTAGATGATATTCTAGATGTTATTGGCGATTCAAAAGAACTAGGTAAAAAAACAGGAATGGACGTTACTTTAAATAAAAGTACCTATCCAGCTTTATTAAGTCTAGTAGGTGCTAAAGCAGCTTTAGAAGATGAATTAATGAGTGCAAGAAAAAACCTAATACAAATTGGAGACTATTATAAACAAAAGGGTAGTCACTTTGATAGTCAACTATTATCTGACATGCTTAATTTATTGCAACTTTAG
- a CDS encoding exodeoxyribonuclease VII small subunit: MSAKGKIKFEEAMQQLEEIVTNLERGDVPLEEALDQFQRGVGLSKICKETLQNAEKTLTKIVEENGEETLFENESDSNE, translated from the coding sequence ATGAGTGCTAAAGGAAAGATAAAATTCGAAGAAGCTATGCAACAATTAGAAGAAATTGTAACAAACCTTGAAAGAGGCGATGTTCCTTTAGAAGAGGCATTGGATCAATTTCAAAGAGGTGTTGGATTAAGTAAAATATGTAAAGAAACCTTACAAAACGCAGAAAAAACATTAACAAAAATTGTAGAAGAAAATGGAGAAGAAACATTGTTTGAAAATGAATCTGATTCAAATGAATAG
- the xseA gene encoding exodeoxyribonuclease VII large subunit → MTKKYLTVTALTKYIKRKFEQDPYLERVYLTGEISNFRNRPNAHQYFSLKDDRAKISAMMFKGAFQSLKFTPEEGMKVLIIGRISLYEASGNYQIYVEHMEPDGVGALYQALEEMKVKLKKEGLFDAPKQLISTFPKKIAIVTSPSGAVVRDIMTTIKRRYPIVQLVIFPTLVQGVKAADDIVNSIRMVEAKGDFDTMILARGGGSIEDLWPFNEEKVARAIFEAKTPIISSVGHETDTTIADLVADMRAATPTAAAELSVPLLSDELIKIEQMRLRLFQSYMRKMEVLSQRLNRSLESYIFKQPQRLYEGYAQNLDILTDRLQRSLLEKVQTGQQDFKLMHYKLMGVNPIQLIEGKQRDLALSNQQLFNEMERYMEKITKRVDYAMQSLDYLSPLKIMNRGYSYVTKKDRVVKAVDQIQLNDQIHIHLHDGEFEATVIEKMGETK, encoded by the coding sequence TTGACGAAGAAGTATTTAACCGTTACGGCTTTAACGAAATACATTAAAAGAAAATTCGAGCAAGACCCTTATTTAGAAAGAGTTTATTTAACGGGTGAAATATCTAACTTCAGAAATCGACCTAATGCACATCAATATTTCAGCTTAAAAGATGATCGAGCTAAAATTTCGGCGATGATGTTTAAAGGAGCTTTTCAAAGTTTGAAATTTACACCCGAAGAAGGTATGAAAGTTTTAATTATTGGTCGTATTTCTTTATACGAAGCGAGCGGTAATTATCAAATATATGTAGAGCATATGGAGCCAGATGGTGTAGGAGCTTTGTATCAGGCATTAGAAGAGATGAAAGTGAAATTAAAAAAAGAAGGATTATTTGATGCACCTAAGCAATTAATTTCAACTTTCCCTAAAAAAATAGCGATAGTCACTAGTCCATCAGGCGCAGTAGTTAGAGACATTATGACAACGATTAAAAGACGTTATCCAATTGTGCAATTAGTTATTTTTCCAACATTAGTGCAAGGAGTAAAAGCAGCCGACGATATTGTTAATAGCATCAGAATGGTTGAGGCAAAAGGTGATTTTGATACGATGATTTTGGCACGTGGTGGTGGTTCAATAGAAGATTTATGGCCATTCAATGAAGAAAAAGTAGCAAGAGCTATTTTTGAAGCTAAAACACCTATTATTTCTTCTGTCGGACACGAAACGGATACGACAATTGCTGATTTAGTTGCGGATATGAGAGCTGCAACACCAACAGCAGCGGCAGAACTTTCAGTTCCTTTGCTTTCTGATGAATTAATTAAAATAGAACAAATGCGCTTGCGTTTGTTTCAAAGTTATATGAGAAAGATGGAAGTATTAAGTCAACGATTAAATCGTAGTTTAGAATCGTATATCTTTAAACAGCCTCAAAGATTATATGAAGGTTATGCTCAAAATTTAGATATACTGACAGATAGACTTCAAAGATCACTATTAGAAAAAGTTCAGACAGGTCAACAAGATTTTAAACTAATGCATTATAAATTAATGGGAGTAAATCCTATTCAACTAATAGAAGGGAAACAACGAGACTTGGCATTAAGTAATCAACAGTTATTTAATGAAATGGAACGTTATATGGAAAAGATAACTAAGCGGGTCGATTATGCGATGCAGTCATTAGATTATCTAAGTCCTTTAAAAATTATGAACCGCGGTTACAGCTATGTAACAAAAAAAGATAGAGTGGTTAAAGCAGTAGACCAAATTCAACTAAACGATCAAATTCATATTCATCTGCACGATGGTGAGTTTGAAGCTACTGTAATAGAGAAAATGGGGGAAACAAAATGA
- the folD gene encoding bifunctional methylenetetrahydrofolate dehydrogenase/methenyltetrahydrofolate cyclohydrolase FolD: MTISAIIMSSKNLVDKMNEEMQAMVNELKLKGVIPGLAVLLIGESPASQIYVRNKQKRAQSLGFNSKVVRYPQEVSEQEILREIKQFNQDDTIHGILIQLPLPKQIDPEKVLNAVNPEKDVDGFHPVNMGKLLIGEPDKIACTPYGIMKLLEYHQIDIAGKTAVVIGRSNIVGKPMAQLLLMNDATVTMSHSKTNHLAEIAKTADILVVAIGRGHFITKEFIKPGAVVIDVGMNHDVKGKLIGDVKADEVAEIAGYITPVPGGVGPMTITMLLYQTIISAQRTI; the protein is encoded by the coding sequence ATGACGATTAGCGCAATTATAATGAGTAGCAAGAATTTAGTGGACAAAATGAATGAAGAAATGCAAGCAATGGTCAATGAGCTAAAATTAAAAGGAGTCATTCCTGGTTTAGCTGTTTTACTTATCGGTGAATCCCCAGCTAGTCAGATTTATGTACGCAACAAACAAAAAAGAGCACAATCATTAGGATTTAATTCGAAAGTAGTGAGGTATCCTCAAGAAGTTAGTGAGCAAGAAATTCTAAGAGAGATTAAGCAATTTAATCAAGACGACACGATCCATGGTATTTTAATTCAATTGCCATTGCCAAAACAAATAGATCCTGAAAAAGTTTTAAATGCAGTTAATCCGGAGAAAGATGTTGATGGTTTTCACCCAGTTAATATGGGTAAACTACTAATAGGAGAACCAGATAAGATTGCTTGCACTCCTTATGGCATAATGAAATTGTTAGAATATCACCAGATTGACATCGCTGGGAAAACGGCTGTGGTTATTGGTCGTAGCAATATAGTAGGCAAACCAATGGCTCAATTATTACTGATGAATGATGCTACAGTGACGATGTCTCACTCAAAAACGAACCATTTAGCAGAAATAGCAAAAACTGCGGATATTTTAGTAGTAGCAATTGGAAGAGGTCATTTTATTACAAAAGAATTTATTAAACCAGGTGCAGTTGTTATAGACGTAGGAATGAACCATGATGTAAAAGGTAAGTTGATTGGTGATGTAAAAGCCGATGAAGTAGCCGAGATAGCAGGTTATATTACGCCAGTCCCTGGTGGAGTTGGGCCGATGACGATTACGATGTTGTTGTATCAAACAATCATTAGCGCGCAAAGAACAATTTAA